From Vitis vinifera cultivar Pinot Noir 40024 chromosome 14, ASM3070453v1, a single genomic window includes:
- the LOC104881494 gene encoding probable disease resistance protein At4g27220: MEEIVAKVAAKVSKCLVVPVKRQLGYLFNYRTNIEDLSQEVEKLRHARDGHQHSVNEAIGNGHKIEDYVCKWLTRADGFIQDACKFLEDEKEAQKSCFNGLCPNLKSRYQLSREARKKARVAVQMHGDGQFVRVSYRAPLQEIRSAPSEALRSRVLTLDEVMEALRDAKINKIGVWGLGGVGKTTLVKQVAEQAAQEKLFDKVVTAAVLQTPDLKKIQGELADLLGMKFEEESEQGRAARLYQRMNNEKTILIILDDIWAKLDLEKIGIPSPDHHKGCKLVLTSRNEHILSNEMDTQKDFRVQPLQEDETWILFKNTAGSIENPELQPIAVDVAKECAGLPLAIVTVATALKGEKSVSIWEDARLQLKSQTSTNITGLTSNVYSSLKLSYEHLKGIEVKSFFLLCGLISQNDFHIWDLLKYGVGLRLFQGTNTLEEVKNRIDTLVNNLKSSNLLLETGHNAVVRMHDLVRSTARKIASDQHHVFTLQNTTVRVEGWPRIDELQKVTWVSLHDCDIHELPEGLVCPKLELFGCYDVNTNSAVQIPNNFFEEMKQLKVLHLSRMQLPSLPLSLQCLTNLRTLCLDGCKVGDIVIIAKLKKLEILSLMDSDMEQLPREIAQLTHLRMLDLSGSSKLKVIPSDVISSLSQLENLCMANSFTQWEGEGKSNACLAELKHLSHLTSLDIQIPDAKLLPKDIVFDTLVRYRIFVGDVWSWGGIFEANNTLKLNKFDTSLHLVDGISKLLKRTEDLHLRELCGFTHVLSKLNREGFLKLKHLNVESSPEIQYIANSMDLTSTHGVFPVMETLSLNQLINLQEVCHGQFPAGSFGCLRKVEVEDCDGLKFLFSLSVARGLSRLVEIKVTRCKSMVEMVSQGRKEIKEDTVNVPLFPELRHLTLQDLPKLSNFCFEENPVHSMPPSTIVGPSTPPLNQPEIRDDQRLLSLGGNLRSLKLKNCKSLVKLFPPSLLQNLQVLTVENCDKLEQVFDLDDAHVGLLPKLAVLVLIDLPKLRHICQLWQ; encoded by the exons atggaagaaattgtTGCGAAGGTTGCAGCAAAAGTTTCAAAGTGCCTGGTTGTTCCAGTTAAGCGTCAGCTGGGTTATCTGTTTAACTACCGTACCAACATTGAGGACCTCTCTCAAGAGGTTGAGAAGCTGAGGCATGCCAGGGATGGGCACCAACACTCTGTGAATGAAGCTATTGGGAATGGACATAAAATCGAGGATTATGTTTGCAAGTGGTTGACACGTGCTGATGGGTTCATACAAGACGCTTGCAAATTCCTTGAAGATGAGAAAGAGGCACAGAAGAGTTGTTTCAATGGGTTGTGTCCTAATTTGAAGTCCCGGTACCAGCTAAGCAGGGAAGCAAGGAAGAAGGCACGGGTTGCTGTTCAAATGCATGGAGATGGCCAATTTGTGAGGGTATCATATCGTGCCCCTCTGCAAGAGATAAGGTCTGCACCTTCCGAAGCTTTACGATCAAGAGTGTTGACTTTGGATGAAGTCATGGAGGCCTTAAGGGATGCCAAGATCAACAAGATCGGGGTATGGGGGTTGGGCGGTGTCGGGAAGACCACGCTGGTGAAACAAGTGGCTGAACAAGCTGCTCAAGAGAAGTTATTCGACAAGGTGGTCACGGCAGCTGTGTTACAGACTCcagacttaaaaaaaattcaaggggAACTTGCAGACCTGCTAGGTATGAAATTTGAGGAGGAGAGTGAACAGGGAAGAGCAGCTCGACTATATCAGAGGATGAACAATGAGAAGACCATCCTCATCATCTTGGATGATATTTGGGCGAAACTTGACTTGGAGAAAATAGGAATTCCTTCTCCAGATCACCACAAAGGATGCAAATTAGTGCTAACTTCTAGAAATGAACACATCTTGTCCAATGAGATGGATACTCAAAAGGATTTTCGAGTTCAACCTTTGCAAGAAGATGAAACATGGATTTTATTTAAGAACACAGCTGGTTCCATTGAAAATCCAGAGTTGCAACCTATAGCTGTTGATGTAGCAAAAGAATGCGCGGGTTTGCCACTTGCAATAGTAACTGTGGCAACAGCATTGAAAGGCGAGAAGAGTGTGTCCATTTGGGAGGATGCCCGGCTACAACTGAAATCGCAAACCTCGACAAACATAACAGGACTGACATCAAATGTATACTCAAGTCTGAAGTTGAGCTACGAACACTTGAAGGGAATTGAAGTGAAGTCATTTTTCTTGCTTTGTggtttaatttctcaaaatgaTTTTCATATATGGGACTTGTTGAAATATGGTGTGGGTCTGCGATTATTTCAAGGAACTAATACATTGGAAGAGGTGAAAAATAGAATAGATACATTGGTTAACAACCTCAAATCCTCAAATTTGTTACTAGAAACTGGCCATAATGCAGTTGTTAGAATGCATGATCTTGTTCGGAGTACTGCCAGAAAAATTGCATCCGATCAACATCATGTGTTTACACTCCAGAATACTACTGTAAGAGTGGAAGGATGGCCAAGGATAGATGAACTCCAGAAGGTCACCTGGGTAAGTCTGCATGACTGTGATATTCATGAACTTCCAGAAGGGCTGGTATGTCCAAAACTTGAACTTTTTGGATGTTATGATGTAAACACCAATTCGGCAGTGCAAAttccaaacaatttttttgaagaGATGAAGCAACTCAAAGTATTGCATTTATCTCGAATGCAACTTCCATCGCTGCCCTTATCACTTCAGTGCCTTACAAATCTTCGAACATTGTGTTTGGATGGATGCAAGGTGGGAGACATTGTTATAATTGCAAAGctaaagaaattagaaattcttAGCCTTATGGATTCTGATATGGAACAGTTGCCCAGAGAAATAGCGCAGTTGACTCATCTAAGGATGTTAGATTTGAGCGGTTCTTCGAAACTGAAAGTAATTCCATCAGATGTCATATCAAGCTTGTCCCAATTAGAGAATTTGTGTATGGCAAATAGCTTTACTCAATGGGAGGGGGAAGGAAAGAGTAATGCTTGCCTTGCTGAGTTGAAGCATTTGTCTCATTTAACCTCTTTGGACATACAAATACCAGATGCCAAGTTGCTGCCAAAAGACATAGTCTTTGATACCTTGGTGAGATATAGAATATTTGTAGGTGATGTCTGGAGCTGGGGAGGAATTTTTGAGGCCAATAATACATTGAAGCTCAATAAGTTCGATACAAGCCTTCATCTGGTGGATGGTATCAGCAAGTTGTTGAAGAGAACTGAAGATCTACACTTGCGTGAATTGTGTGGTTTTACTCATGTTCTTTCCAAATTAAATAGGGAGGGTTTTCTTAAATTAAAGCATCTTAATGTTGAAAGCAGCCCAGAGATTCAATATATTGCGAACTCAATGGATCTGACTTCAACACATGGTGTCTTTCCTGTTATGGAGACCTTGTCTCTCAATCAGCTGATTAACTTGCAAGAAGTATGCCATGGTCAATTTCCAGCAGGGTCGTTTGGTTGCTTGAGAAAAGTGGAAGTGGAAGATTGTGATGGCTTGAAATTTCTCTTCTCGTTGTCTGTGGCTAGAGGCCTTTCCCGACTTGTAGAAATAAAAGTAACTAGATGCAAGAGTATGGTTGAGATGGTTTCccaaggaaggaaagaaataaaagaagataCTGTTAATGTGCCTCTGTTCCCTGAATTGAGACACTTGACATTGCAGGACTTACCCAAGCTCAGTAATTTCTGCTTTGAGGAGAACCCGGTGCACTCGATGCCTCCAAGCACGATTGTTGGTCCTAGTACACCACCTCTCAACCAACCG GAGATCAGGGATGACCAACGTCTGCTTTCCTTGGGGGGCAACCTCCGGTCTCTCAAGTTGAAGAATTGCAAGTCACTGGTGAAACTATTCCCACCCAGTTTGTTACAGAATTTGCAAGTACTCACAGTGGAAAACTGCGATAAACTGGAACAAGTATTTGATCTGGATGATGCACATGTTGGGCTCCTCCCTAAATTAGCAGTACTGGTTTTGATTGATTTACCAAAGTTGAGGCATATATGCCAACTGTGGCAATAG